Proteins encoded in a region of the Sander lucioperca isolate FBNREF2018 chromosome 18, SLUC_FBN_1.2, whole genome shotgun sequence genome:
- the LOC116057575 gene encoding nanos homolog 1-like: protein MDFLDSGYLDARSPYDNTFNFWNDYLGLSTLVAKNKINSPSCSPNSITESLKATLGLEDDSPVCSCVIGHGRDSDGHLDCCCAAPGSPPISIYDLKERLSLLRPYEHLAGDSPLGDRDSPPYRGSFAGLDLLSMDSRRKQTQRGKPEPKVCVFCRNNGAPEEVYGTHILKTADGRVLCPILRAYTCPLCSANGDNAHTIKYCPLSRDQPSQRVAKGGRPIGKRLKIF from the coding sequence ATGGATTTTCTAGACAGCGGTTACCTGGACGCGCGGTCTCCCTATGATAACACCTTCAATTTTTGGAACGACTACCTCGGCCTGTCGACACTTGTCgccaaaaataaaatcaacagcCCGTCCTGCAGCCCCAACTCTATAACCGAGTCCCTTAAAGCGACCCTGGGCTTGGAGGACGATTCCCCGGTTTGCTCCTGCGTAATTGGGCACGGCCGGGACAGCGACGGACACTTGGACTGCTGCTGCGCAGCCCCGGGCTCCCCGCCGATCTCCATCTACGATCTCAAGGAGCGCCTCTCTCTCCTCAGGCCGTACGAACACCTTGCTGGTGATTCGCCGCTGGGAGACAGAGATTCACCCCCCTACAGGGGCAGCTTCGCCGGCCTCGACCTGCTCTCCATGGACAGCAGGCGCAAACAGACTCAGAGGGGCAAGCCGGAACCGAAGGTGTGCGTCTTCTGTCGGAATAACGGCGCCCCGGAGGAAGTTTACGGCACCCATATCCTGAAGACAGCGGACGGCAGAGTCCTGTGCCCAATCCTCCGGGCATACACCTGTCCCCTCTGCAGTGCTAACGGCGACAATGCGCACACCATCAAGTACTGCCCGCTTTCCAGAGACCAGCCGAGCCAGAGAGTGGCAAAGGGAGGCAGACCGATTGGCAAAAGGCTGAAAATCTTCTAA